TCCTGGAGATAGCAAAAGCCTGTAAGACAGATGCAATCCATCCGGGTTACGGTTTCTTGTCTGAAAACTCAAAATTTGCAACCATGGTTCGGAAAGCCGGGATAATCTTTATCGGTCCATCAGCTGAAGCCATCGACGCCATGGGTGATAAGATGACAGCACGTGACCTGATGAAAAAAGCCGGTGTAACGATAGTACCTGGAACAGACCAGCTTCCTGAATCCGAAGATGAAATAAAGAAGTTGGCCAAGCAAATCGGATATCCGGTTATGCTGAAAGCCTCGGCAGGAGGTGGTGGAAAAGGTATGCGACTTGTAAAAAAAGAAAAGGAGCTAATCCCCTCACTTCTCAGGGCAAGGTCGGAAGCACGCAATGCTTTCGGCAATGAGACCGTCTATATGGAGAAGTATCTTGAGGAACCACACCATATCGAGTTTCAGATACTTGCCGACAATCACGGTAATGTGATTCACCTCTTTGAAAGAGAATGTTCGGTACAACGTCGGCACCAGAAGGTTGTAGAAGAGACCCCCTCTCCTTTTATCACTCCGGAATTGCGTGCAGCAATGGCTGAGCAAGCCATTGCCGCTGCCAGGTCGGTAAACTACTCTGGTGCAGGAACCATCGAGTTTCTTGTTGACAAGGACAGGAATTTCTATTTCCTCGAAATGAACACACGTTTGCAGGTTGAACATCCCATAACCGAACGAGTAACAGGTATAGATCTTGTTAAGGCGCAGATCAGGATAGCCAACAATGAACCGCTTTACTACAAGCAGGATGAAATTCGTCAATATGGACATGCCATCGAGACCCGCATCTATGCTGAAGATCCACAAAACAACTTCAGACCGAGTCCTGGCCTTGTCAGGCATATTTCAGAGCCCAAGGGACTGGGTGTTCGTACCGACGGTTATGTATATGAAGGTTATGAAATCCCGGTACACTACGACCCGCTTATTTCAAAACTGATAGTTTGGTCGCCAACCCGGGCCGAAGCCATAGAACGTATGAAAAGGGCTCTTTTTGAGTACAAGATAACCGGTGTCAAAACCAATATCTCATTCGTTCAGAGCATTATGGAGTCTGATACCTTTGTTAAAGGCAACTACAACACCCACTTTATTGACAACAATCTGGAAGAGTTGCTCAAGCCTGCCAATAAGTCGGAAGAGATCGAAGATATAGCCATGATCATGGCCTATCTGCACTATCAGAATGAACAGAAAAAGCGTAGGGACTTTTCTAGCAACCGTCAACAAGAGGGTGCTAATTGGAAGAACATAGGTCGTATGTTCAGATTCAATCCTTACTAATCAAAACCGTATAGAGATGAAGATGCACGTAAAATCCGGCAAGAAAGAGAAAGCCGTGAAAATAATAAATAAGGAGGGAGACCTCTTTACCGTATCTATTGGTGACAAAATATATGAATTGGATGTTGTGAAGGTTGAACAGGGAGTGTATTCAATCCTCCGCAACGGAGAAAGTATCAATATGGAGATGATCGCTGTTGACAATAGCGGTAGCTATAAAGTAAATACTCTCTACAAATCATTTGATATAGATGTGGTACCTGCCATCACCTTTGGCAAGGAAGGCAAGAGCAGAAGCAACAGTCACCAACTTATCAAGGCTCCTATGCCAGGCCGAATTGTCAAGATAAAGGTTAAAGAAGGCGACAGAGTAACCGAAGGAACTCCTCTTGTAGTATTGTCGGCTATGAAAATGGAGAATGAGCTGCGTAGTGAAGGTGATGGCATTGTTCACAAGATTTCGATAAAGGAAGACGAAGTGGTAAAAGACAACCAATTGCTCATCGACATAAAGGAGATAGACAAAACCGAGTAGTTATTAGACCGGAACCGTTTTATTTATCTATTTTTGCGCCTGCAAAAACAGGACAGGATGAAATTCGAAGATGAGATCAAAAGGCGTCGTACGTTTGCCATTATTAGTCACCCTGACGCAGGCAAGACAACCCTGACCGAAAAGCTCCTTCTTTTCGGTGGTGCAATACATGTTGCCGGAGCAGTAAAATCCAACAAGATTAAAAAGACTGCTACTTCCGACTTTATGGAAATTGAGAAGCAACGTGGTATCTCCGTTGCCACATCTGTCATGGGTTTCGATTACGACGGCTATAAGGTAAATATCCTTGATACTCCAGGACACGAAGACTTTGCTGAGGACACTTATCGTACCCTGACTGCTGTTGACAGTGTTATTATTGTAATAGATGCTGCCAAGGGTGTTGAGACGCAGACCCGCAAACTTATGGAAGTTTGCCGGATGCGTAATACGCCGGTTATTGTCTTTATCAACAAGCTCGACCGTCCAGGACGTGATCCTTTTGACCTGCTTGATGAGATTGAAAAGGAACTAAAGATTGGCGTCCGTCCCCTTGCATGGCCAATGGGTTCAGGTACCGATTTCAAGGGAGTTTACAATATCTATGAGCAAAGTCTTTATCTGTTTACACCCGGAAAGCAAAAACTTGAAGACGGTATTGAGTTCAGGGATATCAATGATCCAGAACTTATTCAACATATTGGTGACAGGGCAGCCTCTACTCTGCGTGAGGAACTTGAGATAATAGAGGGTGTATACCCTGAATTTGACCATAATGCCTATCTTGCTGGGCAACTTGCCCCAGTTTTCTTTGGCAGTGCGCTGAATAATTTTGGGGTCAGGGAGTTGCTTCATGCCTTTCTGAAACTGGCCCCGTGGCCAGGAAAGTCAGTTACTGCTGAAAGAACAGTTGATTCATTTGAGACTACATTCTCAGGATTTGTCTTTAAGATCCATGCTAATATGGATCCAAACCATCGTAACCGCCTTGCCTTTGTAAAGGTCTGCTCAGGTCATTTTGAGCGTAACACCAACTATCTGCACGTACGACTGGGCAGGCAGATGAAATTCAGCAGCCCTACTGCATTTATGGCAGATAAGAAGTCCATTATTGATGAGGCTTTTCCTGGGGATATTATTGGTATTACAGATTCAGGCAACTTCAAAATCGGGGACTCGTTGAGCGAAGGGGAGATATTAAACTTCAAGGGTCTGCCAAGTTTTTCACCCGAACTATTCCGCTATATCGAAAATGCCGACCCTATGAAATCCAAACAGCTTGCTAAAGGTATAGAACAGCTTATGGACGAAGGTGTGGCTCAGCTTTTTGTCAATCAGTTTAATGGCCGCAAGATAATTGGTACAGTTGGTTCCCTGCAATTTGAAGTAATCCAGTACAGACTTCTGCATGAATATGGCGCATCATGTCGTTATGAACCAATCAACCTGTACAAAGCTTGCTGGATCAGATCAAATGACAAGAAGGAACTGGACGAGTTCAAGAAGCGTAAGTCACAGTACATGGCAAAGGACAAAAGTGGTCGGGATGTCTTTCTTGCCGAGTCATCATATATGTTGCAGATGGCACAGGAAGGCTTTCCTAAAATCGAGTTCTTCTTTACTTCAGAGTTCTAACATAAGTATCTGCCTGCATTTGATATTGAATGGCAATTTCCTTAAATTTGGCTTAGATGAGCCTGCTTAATTAGTGTGTAATAATTAATTACAAATTGAGGGAAGCGGAATGGGAAGTAATCCTATTGAAGAGGGACTGCGCCTGACACTGGAAAAGAGGGTCGAGGACACAGATCTTGCAAGCAGACAGGGAACAGCAAGAGCTGAAGTATTATCAACCTCCAAACTAATCATGTTTATCGAAAAAGCCGTTACCAGTCTGATCTCTCCCTATCTTGAGGAAGGACAGGATACGGTTAGTTCTGAGATAAATATCAAGCACTTCAAACCTGTAGGTCTTGGTAATAAGGTACGTTGCATAGTCCATTTAAAATATGTAGAAGGCAGGAAATTATTCTTCGATATAGCTGTCTTCGACGAGAATCATGAAGAAGTTGCTATAGGAGCACATTGCAGACATATAATAAATCTGGTTGATTTTAGGGCCTCACTTAAATAGTGTTGAATGGGATTTTACGAGAGTGTTTGGTTTACCTGGGTGCTGGTACCCCTGTTTATTTTTCTTGCACGTGTATCTGATGTAACACTTGGTACACTGCGTATTGTCTTTGTATCAAAAGGCTTCAAAATGCTGGCCCCTATATTGGGTTTCTTCGAGGTCTTTATATGGTTGATAGCCATGACCAAAATAATTCAGAATCTTGATTATTGGTTTTACTATGTGGCCTATTCTGCCGGTTTTGCTACAGGAAACTATGTAGGGCTAATACTTGAGGAGAGGCTTGCACTAGGCTTTGTCAACATCAGGATAATAACAAGTGACTTTGTAGATACGCTGGTCAGCAAACTCACATCTGAAGGCTTTGGAGTCACATCAATGCCTGCAATGGGAGCACGATCAAATGTAAATATAATCAACTGTGTTTTAAGACGTAGCGACTATCCAATTGCGGCCAATATAATAAAGGAAACCAACCCGAAAGCATTCTATACCATTGAGGATGTAAGAGCTGCCAATCAGGGGGTATTCCCATCCAGAACCCTTATGAGGGGCAATGGCAACTTCCCATGGAGAAAGGCTAAATAGGCCGAACTGTTGCGTATTTTTGCCGATTTGGTTATCTTTGTTGTATAAGATCTTTGACAAGGATAAACCGCATCAGCTGTTAGAAACTGCTAAACTCAACACTAACAACATGCCGAGTAAGCTATCTGTTTCAAGGACAGGCCTCACCCTTCGGGGTTATCTTAGGATACGGAGGATCTTCGCGAAGTGGGTGCACTCAAATTCCTGTTTATAGGAGTTTATTTAGTTCCCGGCTGGTGCGGCCCAAATAAGAGAGGGTGACCCTGCGGTCACCCTCTTTCATTTTTATAAACACAGATATTGTAGATCTATTAGATATTTAAGGCATCTTGTCAACACTAGAACCCCCTTACATACTGTGGTGGGACTGCAATATTCTCGTGCAACTCGTTTGCAGCTGAAATAGCAAAATAAGGGTTCCTCAACAATTCGCGGCCAATAAATACAAAGTCGGCCTGACCACTTGCCAAAATCGTCTCAGCCTGTTTGCCGGAGGTAATCAGGCCATTCCTCTTTAACCTTATCAATTGTTTCAAATAGCATCCTTACCCGCTTACTCCTATCACCCCCATATTCATCATGTCTTTGATTGGTTAGGGGTGAAAGAAACTCATTGAGCAGATAACCGTGAGCAGAATGTAGTTCAATCATCTGAAATCCGGCCTTGTATGCCCTGCGCGCTGCATTTGCAAAGGCCTGCTGAATAGCAGGAACGGCCCCCTGTTCCTAACCCACCCATTGCACGTGTCCCATAGTGCACAAAATGCCAGTCACTGGCAAACCCGTCTACAGAAGAGTACATGCACATAGGTGACATCACTATTCTGTTTTTGAACGTAACCGATTTAATTGTAACAGGACTAAAAAGCTTTGACATATATAACCTCCGTTTTTATACCAGACTCAATCTGATAAATCATAGGTAAAGTTAACATTCCTCCGGCTCTTGTGTTCAACCACCCTATTCTTCCCAGGCAAATTCATATTTCATATATTGGAGAACAATATCGACGTGTATTCTGTTTGTGATAACACAAAATAGAGATGAAAATGAAAATCGGAATAACAGGAGCAACCGGTCAGCTAGGCCGACTGGTTGTAGATTACGCAAAAAAATCCACATCGCCCTCAAATATTGTAGCTCTTGTAAGGGATCCTGAGAAAGCAAAAGATCTCGGAGTTGAGGTAAGGGCTTTTGATTACAATAAGCCGGAAGCATTGGAGGCTCAGCTAAAAGGTATCGATCGCCTTTTGCTTATTTCAGGCAGTGAAATTGGCAAGAGGGTGCAGCAACACGAAAACGTGATCAAAGCCGCGAAAGCTACTGGAATTAAGCTGCTTGCCTATACAAGTCTGCTCCATACAGACAGCTCTCCAATATTTCTTGCAAGTGAACACTTACCAACAGAAAAAATTCTCAGAGCTTCCGGAATTACATATGCAATTTTACGCAATGGTTGGTACACTGAGAATTACACACAAAGTATAAGCCAAAATATTACAGCCGGAGCTGTATTTGGCTGTGCAGGACAAGGTAAAATCTCTGCTGCAGCAAGAAAGGACTATGCTGAGGCTGCTGCTGTAGTTTTGACAGGCGAAGGTCATGAATTCAAGATCTACGAGCTGGCAGGGGATGAGAGTTTTACTCTGTCAGATCTTGCAGCTGAGATCTCAAAGCAGACTGGCAAGAAGATAGTTTACAATAACCTGAGTGAGGCAGAATTAGTTGAAGTACTTAAAAATGCAGGATTGCCAGAACAGATGGCCGGTGCTTTTGCTTCAATTGATACACATATTGCAAATGGTGCACTGTATGACAACAGTCATCAACTGTCACAACTGATTGGCCGCAAGACGACTCCACTTTCTGCTGTGGTTAAGGAGGCCATATAGTTGATATTGACATGCATATATCAGGGATTGCAAAATCCCTGATGTTAACCTAAAGGTTTTTTAGCAGGATATTTGAAGGCAGTTCCACCTGCCTTTTATGGAAGTCGTCAAGTATAGTCCGGATCTTTCTGATATCTTCAGTTTCCTCAAAATGAAGGTCAGTGGATCCGGATTTTTCTATTTTGTCAATAACGCATGTAACTGTCATTTGATCAACATTGAATGCCGGATGATATCCTGTTTCATTCTTTTTAGTTTCATCAATAAGCACCTTTACTATCAGATCAGCATCCTCCAGTTTGCGAAGCACCTGTGAAACCAGCCTTGTCGGCAGTTTTAGATCTACTGACAGGTCTGCCATACTCGGTGGGGTCTTACCCTTCTGGAATGCATCTACAATGTACTTGACAACCAACAGGCTTACCAGACGTCTGTACTCACTACTGACATTTTCGGTGTCAGCTTCAAACTCAAAACTCTTTTCGTTCTGAATAGCATATGAAAGTTCAGCACCCAGCAATACGATTAGCCATGACCAGTTCATCCAAATAAGAAACAGAGGGAGAGCTGCAAAACTACCGTAAATAGCATTATACTTTGATACACCGATCTGAAATGTTATATACCCATATTGAAGTCCAAGGAATAAAGAACCTGCAATAATTCCTCCAAAAATAGCTGAGGAAAACTTCACCTTTGTATTAGGCATCAACATAAACATGATTGTAAATACAGCCCATGTAAGTATGTAAGGAGATGCCCATGAGATTATCGGCGTTGCAATCTTGCCAAGGTTGAAAATAGTCACAGAATTAGACAGGAAAACCATCAAACCGGAGGAAAGCACCAGAAGAACAGTAGCTACAATCACAAAAGAAATATAATCGCTAAACTTCCTGATTATTGATCGCGAATGCTTTATTCCCCATATATCATTAAAAGACTTCTCTATACTACCAAGGATCTGCATAACACTCCAAAGCAGGATTATGATACCTACTCCAGCAATCATACCACTCTTGGTGTTATCAAGATAGCTGAGTGCAAATTCTTGTATCCAGGTGGCCACTTCCTTGTGACTGGATAGGTTCTCGTTGATGATTCTTTCAAGAGTATCAACAAAACCAAACCCCTTGGCTATAGCAAATGCAAGGGCAATAACAGGAACAACAGAGAGCATCGAATAATAGGTTAAAGCGGAGGCTTTAACCTGGCAGTCATCAACTGCAAAGCGTTTCAGGGCAAGAACAAAAATACGTATCACCCTGAACAGCCAGAATTGGCGTTTAGAAGTATTATCCTTTCGGATACGCCAGATATCCTCCTCGATAAACCGGCGTAAAAAATTGATTCTGTCCTGTATCACGATCCCTCTCTTGAAAATAACAGAATAAAATAAACAGTAAGTCTATAAGCCGGATTCTGTACCGGGCAAGCCCGGTGTCTGTCATTAATCTGAGATATTAGTCACCCAATACCTTTAGCGACCTACCCTTCACGGCTGCAACATGGCACCGGGACGAGCAGCCCCGTATCCCGAAGGAAACCGTGATATACATGGTCTTGCAACCCACATGGTGTACGGCTGCCATAGTTGCCTACAGCACCGGTGGGCTCTTACCCCACCTTTTCACCCTTACCCCTTACGAGGCGGTTGTTTTCTGTTACACTACAATAGCCTTGCGACTATCTTCCCGTTAGGAAGTGTGGTGCTCTGTGTTGTCCGGACTTTCCTCCCATTGCTGAGCAACAGGCGACAGACCGACTTACTGCAAATTTATTCTATCCTATATGGAGCATATTTTTCAATGGGAACCAGAAATGCATTCTGATATCCCCTTTCTCGTACCTTCAATAATTCTGCCATAACTTCAGAACCGTCATAGTCTCCCACACAATATCTGTAGATTTTATCTGCCATATAGTACTCCACAACGGAATCAAATTCCTTAAACTCGGATACATATACAGGAAATCTGAAAGCAGCAATCTGAATTGTATATCTTTTACCGGCCACTGGAGCCTGGTTCTTGTCAACAGTAAACGATGAACCAGAGGTGTTGACAATTGATATCTTGCGGGTGTTAAGAATGAAAGCATCCTGATAACCCTTGGCTTTAAGAATATTTAGATCATCAAGAGCATCACCAAATGAAGCATAGCGACCCACTGTATAACGTACAAAGCCGTCATTACAATTATACTCATATACTTCATTAAGTTCTGCAAAAAACTCCGCATTTTGCGGTGGTTCCTTTAAGGCAACTACCTGAATTGTATAATATGGAGCACTTATCTGATCCACGGTAATAATTTGCCGTGAACTCCTCAGGTGTGCCAATTTGTCTGCATGCACCGGAGCAAGATACAGAACTGAAAGAGTTAATATCAAGAGTTCTCTTAGCTTCATCGTTAATCGATTTTAGTAATTGCCTTGATTAAAACTAACAATTTAATTAAATAGGGATGTATGCACTAATTCAAAAAGCGCCATACCACAACCTCTACCCTTCTGTTTTCAAGATGTTCCTCATCTGAGCACAACTTACCTCTACGGCATTTGTTCAGGATGTAACGCTCACCATAACCACGTGGAATGATGTTTTCATCTGGAACAGACTTCTTCAACAGGTATTCTTCAGCCTTTTCAGCAATCCTTTGAGAAATATTAAGATTATTCAGTCTGTCACCTCTGGCATCAGTATGGCCGTTAAGCTTAATTACCACATTTGGATTATCCAGCAAATATGCTGCAACCCTGTCAAGTATATTGTAACCATCCGGTGTAATATCATCTCCCACATATGGAATTACAATTCCGCTCAATTCATTAAGATCAGCCTCCTTGAATATTGGAGTAAGACTGAATCCGGTAGCGGCAATTTCATTCAGATCCATGATATTAGCAGTAAACTTCCTGGTGTTATAATCTGGTTTACTCATGGATATTTCAAATTCCTGCCCTTCCCTTCTGTATGAGTCAGGGATAGTAATAGAAAAACGACCATTTCCAGAACTAGTAGCTCTTCCCACAACAGTACCAGTAAATGCATCAGCAAGGACAATATTTACATCACCAAGAGCTGTGCCATTGAATGTACTAATCACCTGACCTGCAAGAGAAGACGGGAAAATAGACAAATCTATTTTCGGCTCTTCTACAACAGGCTTTGTCTCAACAACTTCTATAACGGGATCTGGCTTTTGGACCGGTTCAACCACTTCTACTTCAACAACCTCTGGTTCAGGTTCCGGTTCAGGTACAACAACCTGGGGTTCCTCATCAAGGTATTGAACATAGAAGATATAGTCTTCACCTTCGGCACCAAGCCTGTTTGTTGAGATAAAACCCTTTTGTGGATCTTTGGGATTTATAACATACCCAAAATCATCCTTTTCAGAGTTGAACGGTCTAAGCATATTTTGGACATTACTCCAAATTCCACCTTCAAAAGTAGCTTTAAACAGGTCCAATCCACCAAAACCCGGGTGACCATCGCTTGCAAAATACAAAACATTGTCTTTGCTTATAAAAGGATAACGCTCATCCCCAAAGGTATTAACCCTGGGTCCAAGGTTGCTTGGTGAACCATAGGTTCTGTTTGGTTTACGTTCCACCCTCCAAATATCAGTACGTCCGTATCCATTAGGTCTGTTGGATGAAAAATATAAGTACTTATCATCCGGAGAAACTGCCGGATAAGCATTATCAAAATCATCAGAGTTGAAAGGCACCTCCCTTTCATTTATCCAATCCTTACCATCCCACACAACAGAATATATCTTAACCCTTGAATCTCCTCCTTTAATTCTGACTGTCTTTGTATAATACATTGTCTTGTAGTCAGATGTAAAGGAAATTGCTCCAATGTGATATGGAAACAACAGGTTTTTAGAGAATAACTTAGTACTTGTTATCTGGTCATTTGCCATCTCAGAATAGTACAAACTAAGGAAGCTCTTTCCTTGCTTATCCTTATTCTTGGAATCGGCAGAAGAAGCAGAGGAATAAACAATACCATCACCATAGTACTGAACACCGAAGGATTGTCCGTATGTGTTAATACTGGACGGGTTAACACGTACATTTGTTAGATATACGTCATTTTCCAAAGCCCATTCGCAGGAAGCTATCAACTCATCAATCTGCGATTGCAAACCCGGATTTTGAGGTCGTGCACGCTGGTAACGCTCAATCGCACCATCATAGAATCCAAATCGGTGAACAACTGCTGCATATACAAACAAATCATAGCCAGACAACTGATGGCCCTCCTCCTCAAGTTCCAGGAAGATGGTGAGGGCTTCATCAATGTTATTAAGTTGATAATAACAATGAGCTATCCTGATCCTATCCTCTACGTCAAACTTATAATCATTATCCATTAATGATTTGTAATATTGAAGCGCTTCATAATACTCACCACGTTCAAACTGACTAATTGCGCGACGCAAAGCACTTTGTCCCGAAAGATTCATCGGGGCAATCAATAGAGTGAACAGTAGTAGTAAGTGTAAGGCTAGTCTCATGAGATCCTTTTTTTAGATTAAAAATAACGAATTGATCGCATTCCGGGTCGCTTATTGAATGTAAAATCAAACTGCAGGCCAATTTCATGTGAACCGGCCTTAGCATATCGACTTATCGGAGAGAATGAGTAATCGAAAGAATACCTAACTGTAAACTGTCTGTTTATAATATATTCAAGCAGCAATACAGCCTCTGAAACAGTACGGTACGACATTCCGATCCAGAACTGTTCTGCAAGCAGAACATTCACAGATGCATCAAACTGCATAGGAGCACCATATACCTGTTTCATGAGTAAAGTAGGTTTTACCTTAACAGGATACCAGTCAAAGATATAACCTCCATACAGGTACATATGCATATTCTTGAAATCAATTGTATTCTTAAACCCCTCAGACCCTTCATCAAACTGATTTGTAAAGAACTTCGGTATAGAAAAGCCCACAAAATACATATCCGAATACAAATATGTACCAAAACCAAAATTGAAGTTCAGCTTTGACTCTTTACCCTCAAACACCGGATCACTATATTCACCAGTTACAGCCTTAGTTCCA
The genomic region above belongs to Xiashengella succiniciproducens and contains:
- a CDS encoding biotin/lipoyl-containing protein, coding for MKMHVKSGKKEKAVKIINKEGDLFTVSIGDKIYELDVVKVEQGVYSILRNGESINMEMIAVDNSGSYKVNTLYKSFDIDVVPAITFGKEGKSRSNSHQLIKAPMPGRIVKIKVKEGDRVTEGTPLVVLSAMKMENELRSEGDGIVHKISIKEDEVVKDNQLLIDIKEIDKTE
- a CDS encoding SDR family oxidoreductase, whose translation is MKIGITGATGQLGRLVVDYAKKSTSPSNIVALVRDPEKAKDLGVEVRAFDYNKPEALEAQLKGIDRLLLISGSEIGKRVQQHENVIKAAKATGIKLLAYTSLLHTDSSPIFLASEHLPTEKILRASGITYAILRNGWYTENYTQSISQNITAGAVFGCAGQGKISAAARKDYAEAAAVVLTGEGHEFKIYELAGDESFTLSDLAAEISKQTGKKIVYNNLSEAELVEVLKNAGLPEQMAGAFASIDTHIANGALYDNSHQLSQLIGRKTTPLSAVVKEAI
- a CDS encoding thioesterase family protein, with translation MGSNPIEEGLRLTLEKRVEDTDLASRQGTARAEVLSTSKLIMFIEKAVTSLISPYLEEGQDTVSSEINIKHFKPVGLGNKVRCIVHLKYVEGRKLFFDIAVFDENHEEVAIGAHCRHIINLVDFRASLK
- a CDS encoding DUF2179 domain-containing protein, which translates into the protein MGFYESVWFTWVLVPLFIFLARVSDVTLGTLRIVFVSKGFKMLAPILGFFEVFIWLIAMTKIIQNLDYWFYYVAYSAGFATGNYVGLILEERLALGFVNIRIITSDFVDTLVSKLTSEGFGVTSMPAMGARSNVNIINCVLRRSDYPIAANIIKETNPKAFYTIEDVRAANQGVFPSRTLMRGNGNFPWRKAK
- a CDS encoding SPOR domain-containing protein, encoding MKLRELLILTLSVLYLAPVHADKLAHLRSSRQIITVDQISAPYYTIQVVALKEPPQNAEFFAELNEVYEYNCNDGFVRYTVGRYASFGDALDDLNILKAKGYQDAFILNTRKISIVNTSGSSFTVDKNQAPVAGKRYTIQIAAFRFPVYVSEFKEFDSVVEYYMADKIYRYCVGDYDGSEVMAELLKVRERGYQNAFLVPIEKYAPYRIE
- the accC gene encoding acetyl-CoA carboxylase biotin carboxylase subunit; its protein translation is MIKKVLVANRGEIAVRIIRSCREMGIRSVAVYSDADRSSMHVRYADEAYRLGPAASTESYLNIDKILEIAKACKTDAIHPGYGFLSENSKFATMVRKAGIIFIGPSAEAIDAMGDKMTARDLMKKAGVTIVPGTDQLPESEDEIKKLAKQIGYPVMLKASAGGGGKGMRLVKKEKELIPSLLRARSEARNAFGNETVYMEKYLEEPHHIEFQILADNHGNVIHLFERECSVQRRHQKVVEETPSPFITPELRAAMAEQAIAAARSVNYSGAGTIEFLVDKDRNFYFLEMNTRLQVEHPITERVTGIDLVKAQIRIANNEPLYYKQDEIRQYGHAIETRIYAEDPQNNFRPSPGLVRHISEPKGLGVRTDGYVYEGYEIPVHYDPLISKLIVWSPTRAEAIERMKRALFEYKITGVKTNISFVQSIMESDTFVKGNYNTHFIDNNLEELLKPANKSEEIEDIAMIMAYLHYQNEQKKRRDFSSNRQQEGANWKNIGRMFRFNPY
- a CDS encoding peptide chain release factor 3 yields the protein MKFEDEIKRRRTFAIISHPDAGKTTLTEKLLLFGGAIHVAGAVKSNKIKKTATSDFMEIEKQRGISVATSVMGFDYDGYKVNILDTPGHEDFAEDTYRTLTAVDSVIIVIDAAKGVETQTRKLMEVCRMRNTPVIVFINKLDRPGRDPFDLLDEIEKELKIGVRPLAWPMGSGTDFKGVYNIYEQSLYLFTPGKQKLEDGIEFRDINDPELIQHIGDRAASTLREELEIIEGVYPEFDHNAYLAGQLAPVFFGSALNNFGVRELLHAFLKLAPWPGKSVTAERTVDSFETTFSGFVFKIHANMDPNHRNRLAFVKVCSGHFERNTNYLHVRLGRQMKFSSPTAFMADKKSIIDEAFPGDIIGITDSGNFKIGDSLSEGEILNFKGLPSFSPELFRYIENADPMKSKQLAKGIEQLMDEGVAQLFVNQFNGRKIIGTVGSLQFEVIQYRLLHEYGASCRYEPINLYKACWIRSNDKKELDEFKKRKSQYMAKDKSGRDVFLAESSYMLQMAQEGFPKIEFFFTSEF
- a CDS encoding OmpA family protein, coding for MRLALHLLLLFTLLIAPMNLSGQSALRRAISQFERGEYYEALQYYKSLMDNDYKFDVEDRIRIAHCYYQLNNIDEALTIFLELEEEGHQLSGYDLFVYAAVVHRFGFYDGAIERYQRARPQNPGLQSQIDELIASCEWALENDVYLTNVRVNPSSINTYGQSFGVQYYGDGIVYSSASSADSKNKDKQGKSFLSLYYSEMANDQITSTKLFSKNLLFPYHIGAISFTSDYKTMYYTKTVRIKGGDSRVKIYSVVWDGKDWINEREVPFNSDDFDNAYPAVSPDDKYLYFSSNRPNGYGRTDIWRVERKPNRTYGSPSNLGPRVNTFGDERYPFISKDNVLYFASDGHPGFGGLDLFKATFEGGIWSNVQNMLRPFNSEKDDFGYVINPKDPQKGFISTNRLGAEGEDYIFYVQYLDEEPQVVVPEPEPEPEVVEVEVVEPVQKPDPVIEVVETKPVVEEPKIDLSIFPSSLAGQVISTFNGTALGDVNIVLADAFTGTVVGRATSSGNGRFSITIPDSYRREGQEFEISMSKPDYNTRKFTANIMDLNEIAATGFSLTPIFKEADLNELSGIVIPYVGDDITPDGYNILDRVAAYLLDNPNVVIKLNGHTDARGDRLNNLNISQRIAEKAEEYLLKKSVPDENIIPRGYGERYILNKCRRGKLCSDEEHLENRRVEVVVWRFLN
- a CDS encoding type IX secretion system membrane protein PorP/SprF, with translation MVRKILVSIGALLLIGGQCLFGQDQYRFNHYIANQGLLNPAYNGTRDVISGLLIHRSQWIGFDGAPMNQALNVHGAIEDTDVGLGLSIVNDHVGFSNTLDLFAAGSYKIRLDRDEKFLSFGLQAGFSSLVYDGTKAVTGEYSDPVFEGKESKLNFNFGFGTYLYSDMYFVGFSIPKFFTNQFDEGSEGFKNTIDFKNMHMYLYGGYIFDWYPVKVKPTLLMKQVYGAPMQFDASVNVLLAEQFWIGMSYRTVSEAVLLLEYIINRQFTVRYSFDYSFSPISRYAKAGSHEIGLQFDFTFNKRPGMRSIRYF
- a CDS encoding YihY/virulence factor BrkB family protein is translated as MIQDRINFLRRFIEEDIWRIRKDNTSKRQFWLFRVIRIFVLALKRFAVDDCQVKASALTYYSMLSVVPVIALAFAIAKGFGFVDTLERIINENLSSHKEVATWIQEFALSYLDNTKSGMIAGVGIIILLWSVMQILGSIEKSFNDIWGIKHSRSIIRKFSDYISFVIVATVLLVLSSGLMVFLSNSVTIFNLGKIATPIISWASPYILTWAVFTIMFMLMPNTKVKFSSAIFGGIIAGSLFLGLQYGYITFQIGVSKYNAIYGSFAALPLFLIWMNWSWLIVLLGAELSYAIQNEKSFEFEADTENVSSEYRRLVSLLVVKYIVDAFQKGKTPPSMADLSVDLKLPTRLVSQVLRKLEDADLIVKVLIDETKKNETGYHPAFNVDQMTVTCVIDKIEKSGSTDLHFEETEDIRKIRTILDDFHKRQVELPSNILLKNL